A DNA window from Thioalkalivibrio sp. XN279 contains the following coding sequences:
- a CDS encoding SLC13 family permease, with amino-acid sequence MEFEQGLILGILATMVGMFLWGRWRHDMVALGALLACVVFGLVPSAVAFSGFGHPAVITVACVLVLSRALQASGAVDLVVSKVMPANAGPLLTIAVLTGIGALLSGFMNNVGALALLMPVGLQVAQRQQLPPGRVLMPLAFGSILGGMTTMVGTPPNLIVSGFRSETGMGSFTMFDFTPVGIVVAVAGVLFVVLLARYLVPARERSGAEEFDTGTYITEARVTKGSKAVGKTLREVEDALEEHEAQVLGLVRNEVRVNAPQGNRVVQAGDILVIEAEPEELGAALSDLDLKLEEAKPRAKADTVTPEDTVEAGQDKDDSEGEEEEEDNDKDNDKEEKKSDDDNILVEVTILPGSALVDYTASRLRLRTRYGINLLAVSRLGRRSVARLRTMRFRAGDVLLLQGAEDAINDFASEMGGVPLAARSLRIPDKRKTLLSSLILLLAVAGAALGLLPAAISFAGGVLATMVLRTLPLRAVYDAIDWPVIVLLGALIPVATAMETTGTAALVAGFLLDSVAQGHAVIGLAVVLVVTMTLSDLMNNAATAAIMCPVAIGAASQLGVSADPYLMAVAVGASCAFLTPIGHQNNTLILGPGGFRFGDYWRLGLPLEVLVVLVAVPMLLWVWPL; translated from the coding sequence ATGGAGTTTGAACAAGGCCTGATACTCGGCATCCTCGCGACCATGGTGGGCATGTTCCTGTGGGGACGCTGGCGCCACGACATGGTGGCGCTCGGCGCCCTGCTCGCCTGCGTGGTGTTCGGGCTGGTCCCGTCTGCCGTGGCCTTCAGCGGCTTCGGCCACCCCGCGGTCATCACCGTGGCCTGCGTGCTGGTGCTGAGCCGTGCGCTGCAGGCCTCCGGCGCCGTCGATCTCGTGGTCAGCAAGGTCATGCCGGCGAATGCCGGGCCGCTGCTGACCATCGCGGTCCTCACCGGCATCGGCGCGCTGCTCTCCGGCTTCATGAACAACGTCGGCGCGCTCGCACTGCTGATGCCGGTGGGGTTGCAGGTCGCGCAACGGCAGCAGCTGCCGCCCGGCCGGGTGCTGATGCCATTGGCCTTCGGCTCCATCCTCGGCGGCATGACCACGATGGTCGGCACGCCGCCCAACCTGATCGTCTCCGGCTTCCGCAGCGAGACGGGGATGGGCAGTTTCACCATGTTCGACTTCACCCCGGTAGGCATCGTCGTCGCGGTCGCCGGCGTCCTGTTCGTCGTGCTGCTCGCGCGTTACCTGGTCCCGGCGCGGGAGCGCAGCGGCGCCGAGGAGTTCGACACCGGCACTTACATCACCGAAGCGCGGGTGACGAAAGGCAGCAAGGCGGTGGGCAAGACGCTGCGCGAGGTCGAGGATGCGCTCGAGGAGCACGAGGCCCAGGTGCTCGGCCTGGTGCGCAACGAGGTGCGGGTCAACGCGCCGCAGGGCAATCGCGTGGTGCAGGCGGGGGACATCCTGGTGATCGAGGCCGAACCGGAGGAACTGGGCGCCGCCCTCTCGGACCTCGACCTGAAACTCGAGGAAGCCAAGCCGCGCGCCAAGGCCGACACCGTCACCCCCGAAGACACGGTGGAGGCAGGCCAGGACAAGGACGACAGCGAGGGAGAGGAAGAGGAAGAGGACAACGACAAGGACAACGACAAGGAAGAGAAGAAGTCCGACGACGACAACATCCTGGTCGAAGTCACGATCCTGCCCGGGTCGGCCCTGGTCGACTACACGGCGAGCCGGCTGCGGTTGCGCACGCGCTACGGCATCAACCTGCTCGCGGTGTCGCGGCTCGGGCGCCGCTCTGTGGCGCGCCTGCGCACCATGCGCTTCCGGGCCGGCGATGTCCTGCTGCTGCAGGGCGCGGAAGACGCAATCAACGATTTTGCCAGCGAGATGGGCGGCGTGCCGCTGGCGGCCCGTTCCCTGCGCATCCCCGACAAACGCAAGACGCTGCTCTCCTCGCTGATCCTGCTGCTCGCGGTGGCCGGGGCCGCGCTCGGGCTGCTGCCCGCCGCCATCTCTTTTGCGGGCGGTGTGCTTGCCACAATGGTGCTGCGCACGCTGCCGCTGCGTGCCGTCTACGACGCCATCGACTGGCCGGTGATCGTGCTGCTTGGCGCCCTGATCCCAGTCGCCACGGCCATGGAGACCACGGGCACGGCCGCGCTGGTCGCGGGTTTCCTGCTGGACAGCGTCGCGCAGGGCCATGCCGTGATCGGCCTCGCCGTGGTGCTGGTGGTGACCATGACGCTCTCCGACCTGATGAACAACGCCGCGACGGCCGCCATCATGTGCCCCGTGGCCATCGGCGCTGCGAGCCAGCTCGGCGTCAGCGCGGATCCTTACCTGATGGCGGTTGCGGTGGGTGCTTCGTGCGCCTTCCTCACCCCGATCGGTCACCAGAACAACACGCTCATACTCGGCCCGGGCGGGTTCCGCTTCGGCGATTACTGGCGCCTCGGCCTGCCGCTGGAAGTGCTGGTGGTGCTGGTCGCCGTGCCCATGCTGTTGTGGGTATGGCCACTGTGA
- the mltF gene encoding membrane-bound lytic murein transglycosylase MltF: MRLLAILALGLLLVTCSQPLTLLEQVEREGILRVVTRNAPTTYYIGSEGPAGPEYDLALGFAEFLGVELEIYTVDNLAQVLPEVTSGRAHLAAAALTITPARQEEVAFGPVYRTVTQQLVYRRGSWRPRSLDQLVGTRLEVIAGSSYVDTLEQLRRSLPGLTWLEHPSAETQELLAQVADGKIDHTVADSTTVLVNRYFHPDIRVAMDLSEAQSIAWAFRAGEDDSLLQQARAYFAEISANGRIAEIMDRYYSHTDRFDYVGTRTFLRHVESRLPRYRAWFEEAAAEYGFDWRLLAALSYQESHWNPHAVSPTGVRGLMMLTRSTAAAMGVEDRDDPEQSIRGGARYLRRVIGKIPERIPEPDRTWMALAGYNVGFGHLEDARRITEIRGLDPDRWAHVRDSLPLLTQERWHKQARFGYARGWEPVRYVDNIRRYYEVMGWITAEPRTPFAATQARTVP, encoded by the coding sequence ATGAGGCTGCTCGCCATCCTCGCCCTCGGCCTGCTGCTGGTGACCTGCAGCCAGCCGCTGACCCTGCTCGAGCAGGTGGAAAGGGAGGGCATCCTGCGCGTGGTGACGCGCAACGCACCGACCACCTATTACATCGGCTCGGAAGGCCCTGCCGGCCCTGAATATGACCTCGCCCTCGGCTTCGCGGAATTCCTCGGGGTGGAGCTCGAAATCTATACCGTCGACAACCTCGCGCAGGTGCTGCCCGAGGTCACCTCAGGCCGCGCCCACCTTGCCGCAGCCGCCCTGACCATTACTCCGGCGCGGCAGGAGGAAGTGGCCTTCGGGCCGGTTTACCGCACGGTGACGCAGCAACTGGTCTACCGGAGAGGGAGCTGGCGCCCGCGCAGTCTCGACCAGCTGGTCGGCACCCGGCTCGAGGTGATCGCCGGCAGCAGCTACGTCGACACGCTGGAGCAACTGCGCCGCTCGCTGCCGGGCCTGACCTGGCTGGAGCATCCCAGCGCGGAAACCCAGGAGCTGCTGGCCCAGGTCGCCGACGGCAAGATCGACCACACGGTGGCGGATTCGACCACGGTGCTGGTGAACCGCTACTTCCATCCCGACATCCGCGTCGCCATGGACCTGAGCGAGGCCCAGTCCATCGCCTGGGCCTTCCGCGCCGGCGAGGACGACAGCCTGCTGCAACAAGCGCGGGCATACTTTGCGGAAATCTCGGCCAACGGGCGTATCGCCGAGATCATGGACCGGTACTACAGCCACACCGACCGCTTCGACTACGTGGGTACCCGCACCTTCCTGCGCCACGTGGAATCTCGCCTGCCACGTTACCGCGCCTGGTTCGAGGAGGCGGCGGCCGAGTACGGCTTCGACTGGCGCCTGCTCGCGGCACTGAGCTACCAGGAGTCGCACTGGAACCCGCACGCCGTATCGCCCACCGGGGTGCGCGGGCTGATGATGCTGACCCGGTCCACCGCCGCGGCCATGGGTGTCGAGGACCGCGACGATCCGGAACAAAGTATCCGCGGCGGGGCGCGCTACCTGCGCCGGGTGATCGGCAAGATCCCGGAGCGCATCCCGGAACCGGACCGCACCTGGATGGCGCTGGCCGGCTACAACGTCGGCTTCGGACACCTTGAGGATGCGCGTCGCATCACCGAGATCCGTGGCCTCGATCCAGATCGCTGGGCACATGTGCGCGACAGCCTGCCGCTGCTGACGCAGGAGCGCTGGCACAAGCAGGCGCGATTCGGCTACGCCCGTGGCTGGGAGCCCGTGCGTTACGTGGACAACATCCGGCGCTATTACGAGGTGATGGGCTGGATCACGGCCGAGCCACGCACGCCTTTCGCCGCCACGCAGGCGCGCACCGTCCCTTAG
- a CDS encoding DUF4136 domain-containing protein, whose product MARRHSTHGFSWPRLAGLLVLAALLSGCASGPQLRSASAPGVDLASFQTFSFFPELSTDRAGFHTLISQQLVFSTRREMEVRGFVFVPDPTQADLLINFYTDVAEQFRVRSTMQHWHGPSYWHHRRGFYDPWWGHRHWPVHSSVEVEQFSEGTLSVDVVDRARNTLVWEGAATKRLTQRTLNELGPALDDAVHRMFTRFPVPPRL is encoded by the coding sequence ATGGCCCGCAGGCATTCGACGCATGGATTTTCCTGGCCACGCCTGGCCGGCCTGCTGGTGCTGGCCGCCTTACTGTCGGGATGCGCCTCAGGGCCGCAACTGCGTTCGGCCTCTGCCCCCGGCGTCGACCTGGCGAGCTTCCAGACCTTCAGCTTTTTTCCCGAGCTCAGCACCGACCGCGCGGGATTTCATACGCTGATATCCCAGCAGCTGGTGTTCTCGACGCGCCGCGAAATGGAGGTGCGCGGCTTCGTGTTCGTGCCGGACCCGACGCAAGCAGACCTGCTGATCAACTTCTACACCGATGTTGCGGAGCAGTTCCGCGTACGCAGCACCATGCAGCACTGGCACGGGCCCTCCTACTGGCATCATCGGCGCGGCTTCTATGACCCGTGGTGGGGCCACCGCCACTGGCCGGTGCACTCCTCTGTCGAGGTGGAGCAGTTTTCCGAGGGCACATTGAGCGTGGACGTGGTGGACCGGGCGAGGAACACGCTGGTGTGGGAAGGCGCGGCAACCAAGCGTCTCACCCAGCGCACGCTCAACGAACTCGGCCCCGCGCTCGACGACGCCGTGCACCGCATGTTCACCCGATTCCCGGTGCCGCCCCGGCTCTAG
- a CDS encoding translocation/assembly module TamB domain-containing protein — protein MKYRKRILLLIVLPLVALLGAAAWLGGTTAGLRFLVARALPLLPVTVEIDRVEGRLVGPIVLGRLDFVGPGARGEIARVELDWRPAALLRRTLHIDALRIIEPRIEWLGLESDAPGDAGRGAGEPFSLPVDVILEHLAITGGALRSGGEVAMADLELELSATASGRELTLRSLELHSSGGRVGGHAYLSMDPTQAWDVDLDWQLALDGTGFAGHTRLKGLPSELDVVQEVSAPLVARLEGMVRGLPDTPTWALNLAVEPLPPDTGLWPEALDGFSTRLHIEGDITDSRVAGDFQLPAYVAGATGIEAQGGWVENVGRLRSVELVLQDGATLSGNGWFEPGSTPAAEFMLSGDGLGWPLAGATREIDLPRLQLRGAGAGEQWDLVAEATARREGLPELQIEAVLRWAGTLLTVESLGLRSADETVSASASGVLETGDGRLAYRVAASGDARLPDLPPLALQLEAEGDAQGLRVETLAADLLGGTVRGAGRIAWDGGQEADFKLDFADLDPAALAPEWPGRLAGSLQLDGLPTAAEGLEVTLRALRGELKSLPVSGDAALNIREGAYVLRSATITLGDASLRASGRLDEVAVSLAAALDVPALEALYPAARGKLSASASISGSRDTPRIEFEAAGERLRWRTSRARVLTMEGMVDLSGAAVSEVVAEMKGFALRPGRGASLRLEAGGVPQAHSLRLELERPYLEQAFLVTLEGSLAAQRWSALLTDIVLTDEAQPAWSLQAPAPLSVDSGSVSLGDACMDGTFGLLCVEGAWNRTGPWQGSATLSRLDLEPLSRRFGDGLLATGVLTGAVDIQADDELFRSLSGGLELTAGEVRSADDADKVLLSWLGGSLELTGDDETALASLRVKLSGDDHVDGRMAVGWNASDPPVDGRFDAEFSQLQLLPVLLPELAELQGDARIYAVVAGTLGAPVVEAGFSLQDGSVDMPTLGLQPSDLQANATLGAGGELSFKVTGRSGTGTFESTGRFDLAADGVEGRATLTGEDVLLANLAEAQVAASPDLKFRYSGRELAIGGEVEIPYARITELGGATAISTSPDEVLVGARAPAEDEGMRVTSRVRVSVGPDVQVNAAGLRGNVEGSLLTVIQPEMLPWGRGELRVVDGTFGVFGQRLEIQTGRLIYTGGPLENPGLEIRAVRRVDEVTAGALVRGTLQQPEISVYSDPPMPRADALSYLTIGRSLGDLQSSERRTVTQAANSLALSGGNLIAGDLGRRLGFDEVAVVDDGDGDGASLVVSRYIGSGIYVGYGLGLFDTVNTLRLRFQINRRLSLETISGDEHAGDLFYTFERD, from the coding sequence GTGAAGTACCGCAAGCGCATCCTGCTGCTGATCGTGCTGCCGCTCGTCGCGCTGCTCGGCGCGGCAGCCTGGCTCGGCGGCACCACGGCGGGCCTGCGGTTCCTCGTCGCACGCGCATTGCCGTTGCTGCCCGTCACCGTGGAGATCGACCGAGTCGAGGGACGCCTGGTGGGCCCCATCGTGCTTGGGCGCCTGGACTTTGTCGGGCCGGGCGCAAGAGGAGAGATTGCGCGCGTGGAACTGGACTGGCGGCCCGCTGCATTGCTGCGGCGGACCCTGCACATCGACGCGCTGCGGATTATCGAGCCGCGCATCGAGTGGCTCGGGCTCGAGTCGGACGCCCCGGGCGATGCCGGGCGCGGCGCAGGCGAGCCTTTCTCGCTGCCTGTGGACGTGATTCTCGAGCACCTCGCCATCACCGGCGGCGCATTGCGATCCGGCGGCGAGGTCGCGATGGCAGACCTCGAGCTGGAACTGTCCGCCACGGCGTCGGGGCGGGAACTCACGCTACGGTCGCTGGAACTGCATAGCAGCGGTGGCCGGGTCGGCGGGCATGCATACCTCTCGATGGACCCGACGCAAGCGTGGGATGTCGACCTGGACTGGCAGCTGGCCCTGGACGGTACCGGCTTCGCGGGCCACACGCGGCTCAAGGGACTGCCGTCCGAGCTGGACGTGGTCCAGGAGGTCTCGGCGCCCCTGGTCGCGCGCCTCGAGGGGATGGTGCGGGGCCTGCCCGATACGCCGACCTGGGCGCTGAACCTGGCGGTGGAGCCGTTGCCACCTGACACCGGCCTGTGGCCCGAAGCGCTCGACGGCTTCTCCACCCGCCTGCACATCGAGGGCGACATCACGGACAGCCGGGTGGCGGGCGACTTCCAGCTGCCGGCGTACGTTGCCGGTGCGACCGGGATCGAGGCGCAGGGTGGCTGGGTGGAGAATGTCGGCCGGCTGCGCAGCGTCGAGTTGGTGCTGCAGGATGGCGCCACGCTGAGCGGCAACGGATGGTTCGAGCCCGGCAGCACGCCCGCGGCGGAATTCATGCTCAGCGGCGACGGACTGGGATGGCCGCTGGCCGGGGCCACGCGTGAGATCGACCTGCCGCGCTTGCAGCTGCGGGGCGCCGGCGCGGGGGAGCAGTGGGACCTGGTGGCCGAAGCCACGGCGCGGCGCGAGGGACTGCCGGAGTTGCAGATCGAAGCGGTGCTGCGCTGGGCCGGAACGTTGCTCACCGTGGAGAGCCTCGGGTTGCGTTCGGCGGATGAGACAGTGAGCGCCAGCGCCAGCGGGGTCCTCGAGACCGGCGACGGCCGCCTGGCCTACCGGGTCGCGGCAAGCGGAGACGCGAGGCTGCCGGACCTGCCGCCACTCGCCCTGCAGCTGGAAGCGGAGGGCGATGCCCAGGGCCTGCGGGTCGAGACACTGGCGGCGGATCTTCTCGGTGGCACTGTCAGGGGCGCCGGCCGTATCGCCTGGGACGGGGGCCAGGAGGCGGATTTCAAGCTCGACTTCGCCGACCTCGATCCCGCGGCGCTGGCGCCCGAATGGCCCGGCCGGCTGGCCGGCTCGCTTCAGCTCGACGGGCTGCCCACGGCGGCGGAGGGCCTCGAAGTCACGCTGCGCGCATTGCGCGGCGAGCTGAAGTCGCTGCCCGTGTCCGGGGATGCCGCCCTCAACATACGCGAGGGCGCATACGTGCTGCGCAGCGCGACGATCACGCTCGGGGACGCGTCCCTGCGGGCCAGCGGCCGCCTTGACGAGGTCGCAGTGTCACTGGCGGCGGCGCTCGATGTGCCGGCGCTGGAGGCGCTCTATCCCGCAGCGCGCGGCAAGCTGAGCGCGTCGGCCAGCATCAGCGGCTCGCGCGACACCCCCCGGATCGAGTTCGAGGCCGCCGGCGAGCGCCTGCGCTGGCGGACGAGCCGGGCGCGGGTCTTGACTATGGAAGGCATGGTCGACCTGTCCGGAGCGGCCGTCTCGGAAGTCGTGGCGGAAATGAAGGGGTTCGCCCTCCGCCCGGGCCGGGGCGCCAGCCTGCGACTCGAGGCCGGGGGGGTGCCGCAGGCGCACAGCTTGCGACTCGAACTCGAGCGGCCCTACCTCGAGCAGGCTTTCCTGGTCACGCTGGAAGGGAGCCTCGCCGCGCAGCGCTGGAGTGCGCTGTTGACCGACATCGTCCTCACCGACGAGGCACAACCCGCGTGGTCACTGCAGGCGCCGGCACCCCTGAGCGTGGACAGCGGCTCTGTCTCGCTTGGAGATGCATGCATGGACGGCACCTTCGGCCTGCTCTGCGTCGAGGGCGCGTGGAACCGGACCGGGCCGTGGCAGGGCAGTGCGACGTTGTCGCGGCTCGACCTGGAGCCGCTCAGCCGGCGTTTTGGCGACGGCCTGCTGGCCACCGGCGTGCTGACCGGTGCGGTCGACATCCAGGCGGACGACGAGCTTTTCCGCAGCTTGTCCGGCGGGCTGGAGCTGACCGCGGGGGAAGTGCGGTCGGCCGACGATGCCGACAAGGTACTGTTGTCGTGGCTGGGCGGCAGCCTGGAACTCACTGGTGACGACGAGACTGCGCTGGCGTCGCTGCGCGTCAAGCTGTCCGGCGACGACCACGTGGATGGGCGCATGGCCGTCGGCTGGAATGCCTCGGATCCGCCGGTCGACGGCCGGTTCGACGCCGAGTTCAGCCAGCTGCAACTGTTGCCGGTGCTGCTGCCGGAGTTGGCCGAACTGCAGGGCGATGCCCGCATCTACGCCGTCGTCGCCGGTACGCTCGGCGCACCTGTCGTGGAGGCTGGATTCAGCCTGCAGGACGGGTCCGTGGACATGCCGACCCTGGGCCTGCAGCCGAGCGACCTGCAGGCGAACGCCACGCTGGGCGCGGGGGGTGAGCTCAGCTTCAAGGTCACGGGGCGCTCCGGCACGGGGACGTTCGAGAGCACCGGGCGCTTCGACCTGGCGGCGGACGGTGTCGAGGGTCGCGCCACCCTGACGGGAGAGGACGTCTTGTTGGCGAACCTGGCGGAAGCCCAGGTAGCGGCCAGCCCGGACCTCAAGTTTCGTTATTCCGGTCGTGAACTCGCCATCGGCGGGGAAGTCGAGATTCCGTACGCGCGCATTACTGAGCTGGGCGGAGCCACGGCGATCTCGACCAGCCCCGACGAGGTCCTGGTCGGTGCGCGTGCGCCTGCCGAGGACGAAGGCATGCGGGTGACCAGCCGCGTGCGCGTGAGCGTCGGGCCGGATGTCCAGGTCAATGCGGCCGGGCTGCGCGGCAACGTGGAAGGCAGCCTACTGACAGTGATTCAGCCGGAGATGCTGCCCTGGGGCCGCGGTGAACTGCGCGTCGTGGATGGGACCTTCGGGGTGTTCGGCCAGCGGCTGGAGATACAGACGGGCCGGCTGATCTACACCGGCGGCCCGCTGGAGAATCCGGGCCTGGAGATCCGCGCGGTGCGTCGTGTCGACGAGGTGACCGCGGGTGCGCTGGTGCGCGGCACGCTGCAGCAGCCGGAAATCTCCGTGTACTCGGATCCGCCGATGCCCCGCGCCGACGCCCTGTCCTACCTCACGATCGGCCGGAGCCTGGGTGACCTGCAGTCGAGTGAGCGCAGGACGGTGACCCAGGCGGCGAACTCACTCGCCCTGTCCGGCGGCAACCTGATCGCCGGGGACCTGGGCAGGAGGTTGGGCTTCGACGAGGTCGCCGTCGTCGACGACGGCGACGGCGACGGTGCTTCTCTCGTCGTCAGCCGCTACATCGGCAGCGGCATCTACGTCGGCTACGGACTGGGCCTCTTCGACACGGTCAACACGCTGAGGCTGCGCTTCCAGATCAACCGGCGCCTGTCGCTTGAGACGATCTCAGGAGACGAGCATGCCGGCGACCTGTTCTACACATTCGAGCGCGACTGA
- a CDS encoding autotransporter assembly complex family protein: MQRIALFLLLACCGLLPFTTHASVRVEISGVDSEVEENIRATLTLVRLGERDNLSEAAVRRLHGRVRSETRDAMRPFGFYRPRIESQLQRQGEEWLATVQIDPGEPVLVSGIDVRLVGEGESDERLLAVIAQSPMRVGRRLRHQEHDRLRNNLQSVAARRGYFDASFEQRRLEVDVSERTARVVLHLHTGPRYRFGHVTTDQGILDEALLARIIDIPEGDFYSTGALLRAQYRLTDSLFFASVVVETGTPDPETLTVPIDIQTTPTPRQRIRTGIGYATDTGLRGTLGVDWRRLNKAGHSASTLLRLSEKLSEFSGRYRIPIGDPINERLLFRGSMIYEDLADLESRRLELGVAHVTQRGGGWQRTVYTDLLEERTRTPGAPEFEDLLVLPGISMEKLVADDILLTRRGFRVRGDLRGSQQFLGSSTDFLRLETEANLVRSIGDDWRFFLRSMVGIGLVDGFSTLPASQRFFAGGDNSVRGYSFNSLGPVDENGNVIGGRHLVFGSIEVERRVWNRVALAAFVDAGNALDVFELDLEASAGAAFNIHTPIGTLRLGAARSITESRGWRFHLSIRPDL, encoded by the coding sequence TTGCAACGAATAGCCCTCTTCCTGCTGCTGGCCTGCTGCGGGCTTCTCCCGTTCACGACGCACGCCTCGGTGAGGGTCGAAATCAGCGGGGTCGACAGCGAGGTCGAGGAAAACATCCGCGCCACGCTGACCCTGGTGCGGCTGGGCGAGCGCGACAACCTCTCGGAAGCCGCGGTGCGCCGGCTGCACGGCAGGGTGCGCAGCGAGACCCGCGATGCCATGCGTCCCTTCGGCTTCTACCGGCCGCGCATCGAGAGCCAGCTGCAGCGCCAGGGGGAGGAGTGGCTCGCCACCGTGCAGATCGATCCGGGCGAGCCCGTGCTGGTGAGCGGAATCGATGTGCGCCTGGTGGGCGAGGGCGAGAGCGACGAACGGCTGCTCGCGGTGATCGCGCAAAGCCCGATGCGCGTCGGCCGCCGCCTGCGGCACCAGGAGCACGACCGGCTGCGCAACAACCTGCAGAGCGTGGCCGCCAGGCGCGGCTACTTCGACGCGAGCTTCGAGCAGCGGCGACTCGAAGTGGACGTGTCCGAACGTACCGCGCGTGTGGTCCTGCACTTGCACACCGGTCCGCGTTATCGCTTCGGCCATGTGACGACCGACCAGGGCATTCTCGATGAGGCGCTGCTGGCACGGATCATCGACATTCCCGAGGGTGACTTCTACAGCACCGGGGCGCTGCTGCGCGCGCAATACCGCCTGACGGACAGCCTGTTTTTCGCCAGCGTGGTCGTCGAGACCGGCACGCCGGATCCGGAAACGCTCACCGTCCCGATCGACATCCAGACCACGCCGACCCCGCGGCAGCGCATCAGGACCGGTATCGGATATGCCACCGACACGGGCCTGCGCGGCACCCTGGGCGTGGACTGGCGCCGTCTCAACAAGGCGGGACATTCGGCCAGCACGCTGCTGCGGCTGTCGGAAAAGCTGAGCGAGTTTTCCGGTCGCTACCGGATTCCGATCGGCGACCCGATCAATGAGCGACTGCTGTTCCGTGGCAGCATGATTTACGAGGACCTGGCGGACCTCGAGAGCCGCCGCCTCGAGCTTGGCGTGGCCCACGTGACCCAGCGTGGCGGCGGCTGGCAGCGAACCGTGTACACCGACCTGCTGGAGGAGCGGACGCGCACGCCGGGCGCGCCGGAATTCGAGGACCTGCTGGTGCTGCCGGGTATCAGCATGGAGAAGCTGGTGGCCGACGACATCCTGCTGACGCGGCGCGGGTTCCGTGTCCGCGGGGACCTGCGCGGCTCACAACAGTTCCTCGGTTCCAGCACGGATTTCCTGCGGCTCGAGACTGAAGCCAACCTGGTGCGGTCGATCGGGGACGACTGGCGCTTCTTCCTGCGCAGCATGGTGGGCATCGGCCTCGTCGACGGTTTCAGCACCCTGCCGGCGTCGCAGCGATTCTTTGCCGGTGGCGACAACAGCGTCCGCGGCTACAGTTTCAATTCCCTGGGACCGGTGGACGAGAATGGCAACGTCATCGGTGGCCGCCACCTGGTCTTCGGCAGCATCGAAGTGGAACGGCGCGTGTGGAACCGGGTGGCGCTGGCGGCATTCGTGGATGCCGGCAACGCGCTCGACGTGTTCGAGCTGGACCTGGAGGCGTCCGCCGGCGCCGCCTTCAATATTCATACCCCCATTGGCACCTTGCGCCTCGGCGCTGCCCGCTCCATCACCGAGAGCCGCGGCTGGCGTTTCCACCTGTCGATCAGGCCGGACCTGTGA
- the tadA gene encoding tRNA adenosine(34) deaminase TadA: MNTAGASSASDELYMRRALELAACGEAEGEVPVGAVLVHDGRVIAETWNRPIALSDPTAHAEVLALRAGGEALGNYRLPGTTLYVTLEPCAMCAGAMVHARVGRLVYGAADPRAGAVDSNLGLLGAPGLNHRVSVTGGVLGAECGARLQAFFRARRAPPCNE; the protein is encoded by the coding sequence ATGAACACGGCAGGCGCATCGTCCGCCAGCGACGAGCTCTACATGCGCCGCGCACTGGAGCTGGCGGCCTGCGGCGAGGCTGAAGGCGAGGTGCCGGTCGGTGCCGTGCTGGTGCACGATGGCCGTGTGATTGCTGAGACGTGGAACCGTCCAATCGCGTTGTCTGATCCGACTGCACACGCCGAGGTGCTGGCGCTGCGTGCCGGCGGCGAGGCGCTCGGCAACTACCGGCTGCCCGGAACCACGCTGTACGTCACACTGGAGCCCTGCGCCATGTGCGCCGGCGCCATGGTCCACGCGCGTGTGGGGCGGCTGGTTTACGGGGCTGCTGATCCGCGCGCCGGCGCGGTCGACAGCAATCTCGGCCTGCTGGGCGCGCCCGGGCTGAACCACCGTGTGTCGGTCACCGGCGGGGTCCTGGGCGCGGAGTGCGGCGCCCGGCTGCAGGCCTTTTTCCGCGCCAGGCGGGCACCGCCTTGCAACGAATAG